CGCCGCACATGCGCCCGGCGCGGAGGGGCCGGAGCCGGGGCGGGCCcggtgggggggaaaggggggtggggggagtgggcCCCCTACCGGGGCCTGCGCGGGGCCGAGTCCGCGGCGGTGCCGGGGCGCCGCGCTCCGCGTCTGCCGGGGCGGGCGGTGGCCGGTCCTTCCCGGGGGagggcggccccgccccgggggCGGTGGGAGCCGGCGGTTCCTCGCTGCCCGGCGCTAGGCCCCGGCTCCCCGCGGGGGCCCgccctgctcccccccgcctccgccggGCAGCCCCGCTGGCTGAACCGTCGGCCGCGCCGCAGCAGGCGGGGGCACGGGAATCGGGTTTGGGGCTCCCTCTGCCCCGCCGCCCTGCGGGGGTGGGGGTGCCGCGTGCCGGCGGAGCCGTGCCCCCGTCCCACGGTAAATCGGCGCTCTCCGGCCCGGGGGGGCTCCATAAAGTGTTAGGTGCGTTCCCTCGGGTCACGCAGAGGGTCCGTCGAGCGGGAAGTTACCCTGAACTTCAGCCAAAGAGGCGGCAGGTTAAATACCGGTTACCTCCGTGCCACCTCGCACTCTTGGGCTACGCGGCTGCGGTATCTTTTCCTTCCAGTTACTGCCCTACCGCCTAATCGTGAGACGGGACCCGCTCCTGGAGAGCGTTATTGCTTGAAGTATGCCGCAGAGGCCGAGTGGCGTGGACCCACGGCCGGAGCGGTCCCGCGGGTAGGAACTAGAGCCGtatctccctcccctcctcatGGGAGGCTTTCTTCAGTATGGGTGGGAGGGGACAGTTAAGGCCTTTCAGACGTTAAACGGGCCACCTCAGAAGACGGCTATTGTAAAAGGATTCTTTCAATTATCTTTCTAATTACCCAGGAAGATACATAAGAACAGGCTTTGGTGAGTTTTCTGGGCTTTTAAAGTCTAGAGGGCATAGACTTGTCTGCAGCATTTTGAATTCTTAGTCGAGGCTGGACTGCCTAGCAGGCTCTTTACCTGATCTGTGCTGACTAGCCAACGTTCCACATCTGTCTTGAATAGATTCAATCTTCTATTTAGGCTGTATCTCCTATATGTATTCCTCCAGCCACTAATACAGTTCTGGGCCAAAGCAGAAGTTTGTTGCTAGTTTTaccactgttttaaaaaacaacaacaacaacaaaaaaaacaaaccctaaaaaATGGATACAAATATTTTAGGCCCAAGTCTGAAGATGTAAAAGCAGTGCTATATAATTTCAGCTAATTTAAAGGCAGTGATAGTTCATGCAGGAGGGACAAAGCCACTGCTGTGCTTGGAAAACTGAAATCCTTTTAGCTTTTATTAGCTACACCAAACTTAATCAGATTATCTGTAATAAACACTTGGCCCTGGATTgtgttgtgttggtttttttgtggaatttttttttttaacaggggTTTCAGAGCTATTTAGTTGGACGAATGGATGCCTTCTCTCACCTTAGGGACCAACAAGGAGTTTGGTAAACTTGCATCTCTGTCAGTCCAAAAGTTACTTCCTCTTTTTAATGGATGGTGATCCATTTAAAGTGTTCAGCATATTTTCACAGGCTGCATCTAGGGAGTAATCAATGTAGGGTGAATGTTGTTCTCTGTGACAATGTGAAAAAGCGAACAGTTATTGCTTGTGGGTTCTTCTGGGCAGGGCATTCTCAATATGGGAAATCTGTGTAACTATACCTACACTCTCCCCTATGTCCCCCTAAAAAAAGGCTGGGTGGGAGATAATGTGACTGCAGAATATTGTACTCTGGTTATGCCTTTCTAGTTCAACAGCATACAAAGGACCTTACTCCGTGCTTTTCAGGAGCAGAgagtaagatttttattttattttttttacccacCCTGTCAGGGCAACAGGCAAACGATGCAGTTGAAGATGCAGGGAAACAAAGCTTGTGTAGCATTCTTGGTAGCTGGAATGGTAGTATTGAGAAAAAATAGGTTAAGTGATATACTGGACAGGCAGAATAGTGATTTTTATCTTCCCCTAGTAAAAGTCTGGAACAGAACAAAATGCTGTTGGCTCCTGTTGTCATACAGGTTTCAGAATTTATAGTAAAAAGCAGCCGTTCATGCTTAAGGAACTGTTTCAAGAtgtcaacaggaaaaaaaatcactgtgaaCAATGTTGAGATAATATCTATGCCTTCCATTTAGTACAAGCTTGAATCATTTCACAACTGTACAATgcagacaaatttaaaaatgaaagccagttTGTGAAACACAGGTCTTTAGTAAGAGATAGATTGTACTGCATATCTTGCTTTAGAAGTAAATAGTTTAGTATCATTCATAAATTCTCTGGCCTGTTCAAATAAAAACCTTAAGTTGTCTCTGAAGGAACCAGTACTGTATCTAACACTGCATCAGGTTTCACTGTCAGTTCTACTAATCTGCTTCCTTCCACATAGCaatttctctgtcttttatGTATAGATCTAGCGTAACTTTTGGtctggaaaatattattttgataTCCAGCAATACAGAACAATAGAGTACAGACTAAGACTGGCTTGTAAGGCATTTGTTAATCTCATATTTGGGTTCATTAAACTTGCTTCGAAGAACTAAATTTTATGAAAGAttcacagcagctcagccagtTATTTTGCATGActtgcaagaagaaaagcttaGAAGTCAAACTGTGAGCCACTCATTACTAGTTGCTTAAAAATATCTTGTGATGCACTAAACAGTAGGTCACCTATTCTGAAAAGTTCAGCCTTGATTTAAAATGCAACTTTTGCTGTAATTTGTTTTGGTAATAGGAAAAGCATTTTGAGTGGTTTAAGTTGACTTAAATCCTGATTGTAAATCTGATATTGTGTGACTTCAGTTGTCATATTCTTTTTATAACTATGTCTACCTGAAAGTGTAATACCAAACCCTTAGATGAATAagaaggggaaggcagaggacCTGGATATCCTGATTCCAGAGTGTTATATATCATGATATATAACGATTATATGAATTCTAAGTTTCTTCCTGTGATACAATAAGCTATTGCTTTGGTTAGTAGACTAGGGTTTTGGAACTACTGGTAAGGACTCTTAACAGAAATTCCTGCTTTTTCAGATGAAGGCAGGATCTGGACTATCCACGCTCCAGCAGTTGTGGTCCCCTTCCTTGGgttatcctttctttttccaatgGCTAAAATAAGCTTGTTTTTTCTTAGAATTTGAGAATTTTTTCTTGCAACAGATTGTGATCTTAAACATTGATTTGATGACCACGTGCAATATGAATAAAATATCCGATCTAGCCCACTAGGGAATACTATAATTAAAATTTGTACTATTTCTCATCAGTTAGAAATACATGTCTATATTTTCTTCAGCATGTTCCATCTTGTGTAATTATTcttattatctttattttatagAAGCGCTAAAAGAAATAGATGATGTCTATGAAAAATACAAGTCTGAAAATGATCCTGTTCAGAAGAAACGCTTGCAGCAGCATCTTCAGCGTGCATTAATCAACAGCCAAGAACTTGGAGATGAAAAAATTCAAATAGTTACTCAGATGCTAGAACTGGTAGAGAATAGAGCCCGGCAAATGGAAACACACTCTCAGTGTTTTCAAGATCTGTCTGAGAACGAAAAGCCTCTAGAAAAGGCGAAGATGGAGTCCTGCCAGCCAGAGAGATCTTCACGTAGACCTCGTCGCCAGCGAACCAGCGAAAGCCGTGATCTGTGCCATATAGCAAATGGTATTGATGACTGCGATGATCAGCCacctaaagaaaaaagatctaaatcttccaagaagaaaaaacgTTCCAAAGCCAAACAAGAGAGAGAGGTTTCACCTGTAGAATTTGCAATTGATCCCAATGAACCAACTTACTGCTTATGCAACCAAGTGTCTTACGGCGAAATGATAGGATGTGATAATGAACAATGTCCTATCGAGTGGTTCCACTTTTCGTGTGTTGGACTCACCTACAAACCAAAGGGGAAATGGTATTGCCCCAAGTGCAGAGGAGACAATGAGAAAACGATGGACAAATGTACTGACAAATCAAAAAAGGATAGAAGATCGAGGTAGTGAAAGCAATTCATGTTTTAAAGAGTTGCtccttttatattaaaatgtttaatttccaGAGAACGCTGTTTTAGGAAATGCATAAGACTATGCAATAATTTTTAATCTATAATATTAATGGAGTATTAAAAGCTGTTATACCTTCTGTGATCTTTAACTTTCTGCACTGAATAACCAAATAATTGAAACAGGGTGGCTTCAGACTTTCACAGAAGACATTACAACATATGGCGCTTGGTTTCAATTTAACCCcattagtattttaaagaaCCTTGTGAATCTTGAAATAATGGTGGTGGGAAAGATACTGAAGAACTTTTCATGTTATGGGAAAGGCATTGAAAGGCCTCACGTAACTGCTAGAATCTTAACAACTGAATTTGTTCTTTATCCCAGGTCTTAAGTTTTAAGTTTTTGTGTTAACATCACACATTTGGAATTAGGGGGTTTGAATTCAGCTGTAACTGTAAAAGTCTTCCAAGCTAAAAGCAGACCTCTTCAGTGACTTTCATATGACCAGTATGTTatttcaaggaagaaaatactactaacttaaactttttttttgtcaatattAAACTCTTGTCTTTGTGACTTTACACTTGGGAGTCAATTTTTGGATATGATAGAATTATGGTGTATACGCAGTTTTGGATATTCTTAGTACATTTGGGTTCTGTTGAGCATCCTGATGTGGTCGTTATTGTTTAAGATGGTCTCTAATGCCAAAACTATTTCCTTGATTGTTCATGTTTTGTCACTGCCTATATAAGCCTTTGAAGTGGTAGAAGGGATGCCTTGAGAGGAGGGGATACTGACATCTCAGGGAACAGAAATTGCAGATGTGATGAAATCTTCATCATAATCAATCTCTGGAGAGTTGAAACATGACTGGTGGTCTCTGGGATGTAAACTTTGGTTTTCCTGAAGTGgtatttgtgtatgtgtgtggcCACACCTGGGTTTAGGCACAGCACCACAGTTCTTGGGCTTGGGCAAATATCTAAAAAGCCTGAAGGCAAAAGCTTTCAATAAAAGTTTTGAtagataataaaaaaacaaaacataagcATGAATGGCACAGAGCCAGGAGACAAATCCTAGCAGGTTTCTGACAGGCTATGTAATGGTGTTGTCTTGAAGTATGCCGGTAgtgtctaaacactacttgggTGGTTGTTAAAAGTGAACTTCCTCACCCCTATGCTGTAGAGGAGgtagaaaaaagatgaaaacagttGTTCATGCTCCTTTGCAATGGGAGATGCTAGTAGAGAAGTGACTGGTGTACCAAAGGTTGTACCTAGGGTTCCCGCTCAACAGTGTTCTTCTTGAGACTGCTTGTGCCCTGGTGGGCTTGGCAAGGCAgacagagcagccctgcagggctgggtgtGGGGTTTATCTCTAGGTGGGCTGCCGGCACTTCAGAAGTCCCCGTAGGTCTCTGCTCTTTGCTGCTAAGATCTCCCTTGACTGCACAGAGGTAGAAGCAACACCATCACTGGCCAAGCCTGACTGAAAAGCAGTTGTGCTGAGTTGGGAGCAGCCCAGAAGGCAGATGAGCAAAAGCAAGCCACCATGGATGAATGCCATCAAAACTCCCTCCTGCATCTCCACTAGAGGGCTGTGACGGCCGGGGCTGGATGCATGGCGCTTGGCATAAAGAAAGCCTCAGTGCTGTTGGGCCAGATGGCATGAATCAATGTGCAGGACTCTGAATATTACAAGCTATGTAAAATACCGAGCCTGTTTCCACAGTTATGATCTGATTCCTTAACAGGATTTAGCATTTGCAAGTAATACTAGTTAACATATGGCAGGGGAGTCTAAAGCCAGTGTTTTGAATTTTTGCCCTAAAATTGTAGGTTTATTAAGTAGACTAGCTCCAGTGGGGAGAACTGTACCACAGTAAGCAAACAGCTCTTGCAGGAAGCTACTGTAAGGGCTTTGACCATCAGCATGGTAGGAGATAAGGTAAACCTTACCTAAGGCCCTGTCTTGCTTTCCAGGCTTAGTGGCTAATCTGCAGTTGCAAGTATAGGCTTTGTGAGGGGGCTGGATCACGGCTACTGGTGGAGAATGATCAGGCAGCTGTTGGAGACAAGTGTTCTAAGTCATCCTCTGTGCATTTTactcctttttctattttttacagcttaatgttttttaaatttccttcttgGAAAGACTGGTTGGAAGCCTTGGGCTGGGGATTGTATCGATGTCTAGTGTCTACCTAAAATGGTGATGCTCcctagtattaaaaaaaacccatcactTAAGTAGACACTGAAGTCGCAGAACAAAGTACAAGTGAAATTGTAACTATTAACATTActaatttatctttaaaattattgctTGAAATCCTACAGGCTAAATCAGGAATACTTTTTTCcaaggcagaggagaaagctGGGAGCCTTATATAATTGTTCATCTGGAATAATTGCTAAAGTAGGAAGTGTATGCTGTGgtgttacagaaagaaaattttagatTCTGAAAGTGGTCCAGATAAATATGTCTAATGCAGGGATGCTTTCTTTTATGGTAATGGCCCTTCTAGTAGGGAATGTGAATTCTCAAGGTTTCCAGTGAAGATATTGCTGGGGAAGCAGCACTTGCTTGCCTAATACGTGAAATTGCTCAAATGCAGAAATAAGTCCTTTAATAAGCAGATTAGCAGTGTGCCTTAAATATACATGGGTGCATCTAAAATTAGCTCTTAAATACTCTGGCTAATTTGTTGTTAAAACATACATGAGAAAAGATCTGATGTTATCTGGTATTTAGCATTTCACCACCTTTTTTAACCAAACCCacattttgtggttttgcatctgttttcatAGAAGATCAATGGTAATTGCTGAAGATGCATGTAAGATGCTAGTATGAAATCAGAAAGGTAAGTAGAGAACTCCTACGTTGCTTCTTAACGTTGAGTTCCTTTTCTTAAAGGGATGAACCTCACtagtaaaatgaaaagtaaacacTGTTAAACCAGTTCATCTTCAAGATATGTATTGACTGTCATGAAGTAAGTCTAgcttcttgcaaaaaaaaaaatatatctgggCAACAACACTTTGGAAGTTGATAGTCGTGTATGTAACACACAGGAAGCTGCTTCCTCTGTGCAAATTAATGCTACATCCTAATTCAGCATaggttacatttttttttcttgaaggtTACAAAAATATGGTGCACTTCCAAGTTCTTGCTTTTTGCCTTTCAGTTTTGAAGTAATGCAAGTTCATCAGCTGCAAAAGGTCCCCATGAACTATTTAAAAGGAATGGTATCAGAGCAAGAGTATTTCTTGATCATTGTCCCATGGACCAGTTTGATTAATcttgacaaaaaaataatttaatgaaaccaaactttaaagcaaaacaaaaaatacaccTAATAGAAAGATTGCTGTTTGGAAAGCAAAAAGAGCAATTTAATAATATTTGCTGTCTATATTATAAGGCCATCTTGCTATCTCTAGCAGTTactgctttttgggggggttctGGAATTCTGGCAGGTCTGGAATAGTACACAAGATTAATACAGGCTTCCTCCAGTTGCTGTGTATTACTTTATTCTGCTGTGTAAGCTGCCTGAATCCAAATACAGTTAATTACTAGCCATGATAGGTATAAATTCTTTTAAGTGTAGTCTTCCGTATGCTGTTGTATGTTCATACCTGTTGATTGCTAAAAAGCACAACAATACCTCTATATTTAAACTAGTTTTTACTACATTTCCCTGCCGAGCATTAACTGATCTACACATCCAGAAATGGTAATGTGGTACCAACAAGTCTTGAAACTGGTAGGGTGGTAAGTGAAATGCCCCATTCTTCCTATTTTGGCTGTTCTTTTAGAGCTGAAGCGGGCCTTTGTAGAGATGGCTTTTCCTaactttgaaaactttttcttaatttaaaagcCTCTAACTTCAGCTTGAAGGAAACTACTACAGTTTGTCTGAATTCATACTTAAAAACGAGCAGTTTGGCACTTCTGTGGCTTGTACCATTTCTGACTGCAACAGATCTGATTCTTAAAGTCTTATTCTGGGTTTCTATTCTTTCGACTCAGTTGGGCTGAACTGCACCCTGTTTGGTCTCCCCTAAAACCCAACCAGTCTATTGGGACAAAACTGCAGTGATTGCCACATCAGCAAGTTAAGGGCTTAGAGTTCTTTCTCCCTCTTGTCTGCGTACATGTTTCTTTTACTAAGAGGTCTCAACTCCAGTAGCTCTGCAATTCTTTGACATTGTCAcctcagactgaaaaaataCCACAGGTTTCATATAAAAGCCCAGCCTGCTTTAAATGCTGCAATATAAtctagaccttttttttttttccatacataCCTGAATCTAACAATGATAAAAGCCCCTGCAAATCATGAAGATACTTTATCACACAAGGGTATGTCTGAAGTTCTGTGGCATATTTCAAAGCTAATACTATATTGGTAGCTATTGCTTGCTGAAGCCTGCTTTAAACTCAAATGACAGATGTATGAGTCCTGAAAGACAGCCTGTCTACTCAGTGAGTCTCGGCAAAGAAAGGTATTGTGGGCAAAGAAAAAGCGACTTGTTTATGCTATAGCTTAGAAGTAGCATATCTTCCCTCTGTCAGGACTGGCTAGGCAACCCTGGCTGGTCTCTGCAGAGGAGACTTGAGGCAGGCCAAGTATAGTTTGACCTGTGGAATGCCACAGACCAAATAAATTAACTGAGATATATGTTGGGAAGATCTGCACTAGACCAGTCAGATGAGGTTAGGAAAGCAGTAGCGCTTACTCTTTTGTGAGTTTCCTATAGGAGCCTAACTCAAGAAAGGTTGAAAACCTTGAATGGAGATGTGCATACCCCTGCAATTCAGAGTAAAGCATCTGTTCTTGAAGATACTTGCTTCTTATCTTACCTCACCTGTCAAAAGTTCTCTTGAGCTACTTTAAGCAGTTTCCTCGACCATTATGGCTTTCTGAATCCTATTCGCAGTGCCCAGCTTTTATTGGGCACAGTGAACAATTACGTCTCTGAATAGCTGTCTTTAAGAGATCCAAAATGCTACTTGTGTCTTTAATCATCAGACAGTCTAGTTTTCTTCAGGTTCTTCCTGGCTGCTAGTGGATACTTCTCCAAAGAAGTCTTTTTTCAGTGGATTGGATAGTTGTTTTTGTATCTGATCCTCTCAAGATGATGAGCAGGGGTGTTATTCAAACCcacaaaaattgtttttctgtccAGTTCTAGTTAGGTAAGACATTTTGCTGTCAGTGGTAAAACCAGATGTTACTGTGCAACTGTTCAAGTCCCACAGACTTACATAtcctagaaggaaaaaatatttctttttactattATCATGCCTCTTTTGTAATACATGCCATGAAAGAgttgaaaaagttttaaatccTCTGTTTTGTGCCAATTTGCTGATTACCCTGCAGTCTTTGGAACAGCTCGAGGATTATGGATTTCCACTACAGTTGGCCGGTAAACAGTTCTATTTAGTTAaaattctggcattttttttcattaaatgaagCTGTCATTTGCCTTTGAATCCAAGTCTCTTCTTAAGATAAAGATCATACTGTATCTGAACCCTTTCTAATTTTTGGTTGGGGTAGAGTAAGAGTTCTAAAAGCCTATTTTgacaaattctgcattttttcccacCTATTTCTGCATTCTTTTGGTTAACCTGGTAGGGCAAGCTCAGTTTTAAGTCAGCCAGCAATGTTTTAACTGCAAGTATTAGACTGGACTGcatctctgttctgctgcaACTGTGTTCTTGCAGAACATTACTGACTATAGCATGGCCAGTTTTGTACTTCAGAGATGCACTTCATGCATAgcatgcttctttttttcttaagtataCATCAAGGAGGTTATAAATAGCATACACACAGATTCAAATTGTAATTACTTCTGTTCCAAAGGCCTGTTTTCCAGTGTAGGGATTAGCGCTTAGTGGGCacatagaaaataaaaccctCCCCAAAGTTTTGCTCTGCATATTTATGGAGTACCTCCACTGAAAACGGTAGAACTGGTGAATGAATTTCACTACAGTGATTAGCTGCGCACATTAAGACTAGTAGAAAGTTACAGTTTATAGTTGGAGGAGTAGGGGGAGGGAGCAACTTGGGTACTTCTGTGGTTGAATGTAGCGTGATTTAAGAAGCCTAAAAGGAAACTTTCATCTCCTGctgagaaacagaataaaataaaaaaaatctagaacCTTTGAGAATAACTTTTCAGTAGAGAAATTAGGATAAAATCCTGTcccaatttaaataaaattctgttgAGCAGGGTTCTACCCAGCATACAGATTTCCAGCTTCCTTTGACTAAAGcctaaaaaaagattaaagctCCATGGCAACTGCTATCTTAACTTCTGACAGCCATAGTATAAATTACATCTTGGAAAAACCTAATACTGAAAGTTTTATTTAGGTCACCAGTCAGGCTGGGAAATGGTAGGCTTACAGATACCACCCCAAACTTCATTTTGCCCCTGCATGGTATCAGTGAGGCAGTGATTTTTGCAGGAGGCGAACTGGATGCTATATAATTACATGCAGtatgaatttaaaaatctgacaaGTTTTAGGTGTGTAAATTTGTTTCATACTTTTGGGGGAAAGACTGCAATATACTTGAAATTGTAACCTTCCAGTGAGGAATACAGGAAGGTTCATCTGGGAGACAGCAGCCCAGACAGGTACAATGTGAGGTTACCATGGTAGCTGCATTTGCTGGCAGTGGAGGAACACTATTCGTTTGGGGgtttgtctcttttttcttgttttttgtggtttgttttgggttttttttgtttgtttgttttatggagaggggagggagctggTGAGAGGTGGTGCAATTAATTCAGGTGCCCCAGCATTCATACTTGTGCCATGGAAGCTACATGTCCCTTTTGGGCTTGTATGGAGATACTGCTTTCTTGCTGTTTGAGGTCAACAATGAATAGATTATTATTTTGAGTAGCGGAAATGAATATAAAAGGACATTAAAAGTCTAGAGTAAAGGGAACCTGTggtaaacaacaacaacagaactcCCCAAATTTCTGCTATTTGCATGAAGATTATCTGGTACTGTTATTTCCTTAGTTTCGCTTCCTTGTTCTTTGACTATTTTTGACCCTGTCCTCTCTGGACTATGTGCTTTTCAGACCTTGAAGAATGCCTTTAATTGTTGTCTGAGGAACACTTTATCGGAGCCATTAAAATAGCCTGGTGCATGAGACAGGG
The Haliaeetus albicilla chromosome 1, bHalAlb1.1, whole genome shotgun sequence DNA segment above includes these coding regions:
- the ING2 gene encoding inhibitor of growth protein 2, translating into MCCWRGGMMLAGPQLVAGPAAPGGERARLLSLYVQDYLECVESLPLDIQRNASLLREMDTQCQEALKEIDDVYEKYKSENDPVQKKRLQQHLQRALINSQELGDEKIQIVTQMLELVENRARQMETHSQCFQDLSENEKPLEKAKMESCQPERSSRRPRRQRTSESRDLCHIANGIDDCDDQPPKEKRSKSSKKKKRSKAKQEREVSPVEFAIDPNEPTYCLCNQVSYGEMIGCDNEQCPIEWFHFSCVGLTYKPKGKWYCPKCRGDNEKTMDKCTDKSKKDRRSR